CGGCCACGGAAACCAGCCAGTTAAGACCGGCCTCAACTGCGGTGGCGGTGGCGTTCCGATCCAGATCCATCCGAATAGTGAATCCCTGCGACTGAAAATATGACTTCATATCCTGCGCATCATCATCACAGAACTGCAAGTCGTTGGCCGTACCCTCGTAGTCGGAGATACCAACGATATAGGCGTATTTGTGAGCCGGGTTGGGGTTGGGATCGGCACCGGTGTCCGGCGGCGGTTGCGGCGGCTTATAGGCTATCGGAGTATAGTCGGCCGTCGGTTTTACGGTAGCCAGTGCAATGGCACTCGGCGGCCGGGTGTCGATGAATTCCGGGCGCTGAACTAACTGACCCAGATTCGTCGAGTCACTTGGACCGTTAATCTGCGGCGTCTTGCTGCATCCAAACATCATGATCAAGGTCAGCAGCACTGCCGCAAACAGGAGAACTCTTTTCATCTGTCACTCCTCATCTGATAGGGTGAAAGGTTGGGGAATTGATGCGGCTTAATCTCCGACAAATCCGGACATCATCCGCTTGCCTGAAATGTGTCCCATATAACAAAACTAATAGAATTTAAACTCAGGGCAAGTCTTTTCTACTCTTACCGAGCAAAAAATGTCAAAAACCAGAGCATCTCACTCTTATAAATTTCTCCTATCCCATCGTCTACCGGGCACGTGACACCCGACTGGACTTTACTGCAAGTATTTGCAGGGCAAAGAATTGTTACTTCGGATTTGACTTAAGCCTCACGAATATTATATTAAAGGATTGTTATGCCCGGACAAAAATCAAGCCGGGGCACGAAAGGGATAAGCTGATGCCGATTGACCGCGATTTGCTTCTGATAATTAAGTCATCTTCGCTTGGTGAGGGCCCTCCCGACCTGGGCGAACGGCTGATGGAAAACTTCCTGAAAATGCTTTTGGAATCAGGGACATTGCCGGCCAGGATAATTTGCATGAACAGCGGCATTTTCCTGACCACGGCCGGTTCGCCGGTCATCGGAATCATTAAGAAATATGAGGAGAATGGTACAGAAATATTATCATGCACTACTTGTCTGGAATATTTCAAGCGGACCGATAAGCTGCTCGTCGGCAAGTCAACCACGATGAAAGACAGTGTCGCCGCCATGCTGGCGTTTAAGAAAGTTATTGCACCATAATATGACATGGGGGTAGGGCGTTGCCGCGCCCCGTTGATTGAATCATGCAATTTGCGTAGGAGTCGACCGGCGTGTCGATGCGATTATGTTTACGACCGGCAGAACACATCATCTTCCGCGCATAAAACGCACTCATTCCCACTCTATCGTCGCGGGGGGTTTGGAGGAAATATCATAAGTCACCCGGTTGACCCCCTTCACCTCATTTATAATCCTGTTCGAGATCAACGCCAGAACATCATGCGGTATTTTCGCCCAGTCAGCGGTCATGCCGTCGGTCGAGGTCACTGCCCGGAGCGCGATCACATTCTCATAGGTGCGCTCGTCACCCATCACGCCGACCGATTTTACCGGCAAAAGCACCGCAAAAGCCTGCCAGATCTTATGGTACTGGTCGTGCTTATGAAGTTCCTCAATATATATAGCATCGGCTTCGCGGAGCACCGCCAGCCGCTCGGGTGTGATTTCGCCGATTATCCGCACTGCCAGCCCCGGGCCGGGGAACGGGTGCCGCCCCACAAACGCCTCATCCAGCCCCAGTTGCCGCCCCAGACGGCGCACCTCATCCTTGAACAACTCCCGCAGCGGCTCCACCAGTTTAAGGTGCATCCGCTCTTTCAATCCCCCCACATTATGGTGCGACTTGATGGTTGCCGAGGGGCCTTTGAAAGAAACCGACTCGATTACATCAGGATACAGTGTCCCCTGCGCCAGAAATTCCACGTCGCCGATCCTGCGGGCTTCATCCTCAAAAACATCAATAAAAGTATTGCCGATAATTTTCCGTTTCTGCTCCGGGTCTTCCACGCCGCGCAGCCTTTCTAAAAAGAGCGCCGAGGCATCCACCGCGCGGAGATTCAAACCGAGCGAAGAAAGCATCTTTGTCACATCCGCAAATTCATTGTTGCGCAGCACCCCGTTATCGACAAAGATGGCGTAAAGATTGCCCCCAATAGCTTTTTTCAGAAGCAGACTGCAGACGGTCGAATCAACCCCGCCCGATATTGCCAGCACAACTTTCTTGTTATTCAATTTCTCCCGCAGTTCGCGCACGGTGCTATCGATGAACGACTCGGTTGTCCAGTTGCCGTAACAGCCGCAAATATCATAAAGAAAATTATGCAGAATCTCTTTGCCGAAAACCGTATGCATCACTTCAGGGTGGAACTGCAAACCATAGATTCCCTTCTCCGGCGCCTGCGCCGCCGCAATCGGCAGCGTGGCGGTGGCGGCCACCGCCGTAAATCCTTCGGGAAGTTTCCTTATCGAATCGCCGTGGCTCATCCAGACCCGGCTTTCACGCGTGATATTCTTGAAAAGCGGCGTCTCCGAGGTTACCGTCATCTGTGATGGCCCGTATTCCCGCGTTTCCGAGCGCACCAGTTCGCCGCCGAAAGTATCGGCGATCAGCTGCAAACCATAGCAGATTCCAAGGATCGGTTTACCGATGGAAAAGAATGCTTTATCCAGCCGCGGTGAGCCCGGCTCTTTGACCGAGGCCGGCCCGCCCGAAAGGATGTATCCCTTAATATTCCTCCCCGCATAGGCGGTCAGATCGGCGTTGTATGGTGCAATCTCGCAATAAATATTTTGTTCGCGAACCCGCCGGGCAATCAGCTGGGTGTACTGGGATCCGAAATCGAGTATCAAAATCATTTCGTCGACACTAAGCATGTTTCCTTTTCCTTATCCGAATGTTGTTGCCGGGTGCTTTCCGCCGGGGCGGTTTTATAATCGTATCCCGTTTCCAGTGAAGGTCGTCGGTCTTGGGATAATCAAGAATATAGTGCAGCCCGCGCGATTCCTTCCTGCGCGAGGCCGAACGAACAATCAAAGCGGCTATCTGGGCCATATTGCGCAGTTCCACGATGGCATACGATGCCGGCTGAGAAAGATAGTACGAATCTATCGACTTCAAAATCATATGCACCCGTTCATGGGCCATTTTCAAGCGATCCTCCGAACGGACAATCCCGAGAAAATCGGACATCAACTTGCGAAGGAAAAGCCGGTCGTATGAAATAATGACTTTTTCTTTCTGTCTTATCACCGAGGAGTGCAACCACCAGTCGGCGGGAGGAATATCGGGGAACTGATTAGTGGTACGAAACTCCACCGCGGCATCGGCGGCAAAATCGGCCATGACCACCGCCTCCAGAAGCGAGTTCGAGGCCAGTCGATTGGCGCCGTGCATCCCGGTAAAAGCCGACTCACCGCAAACAAGAAGCCCCTCGATATCGGTGCGACCGTAAATATCGGTCATCACACCGCCGCAGCAATAATGCGCCGAGGGAACCACCGGTATCGGCTGCTTGGTAATATCTATCCCGCGGCGGAGACACTCCTTATAGATATTGGGGAAACGCCGTCTGATAAACGCCCCTTGAAGATGACTTATATCAAGCAGGACAAATTCATCGCCATGCTCTTTCAGTTCGCTGTCGATAGCGCGCGCCACAATATCCCGCGGAGCCAGCTCTTTTTGGGGATGATATTTCTTCATAAATTTCACTCCGGCCGAGTTGACCAGGATGGCGCCCTCGCCCCGCACCGCCTCCGAAATGAGAAACGGTCTGCGCCCGGGACTGTAGAGCGTGGTCGGGTGAAATTGGATGAATTCCAGATTGGCCACTCTGGCTCCGGCGCGAAAGGCCATCGCAATGCCGTCACCGGTGGCAATCGTCGGATTGGTGGTGTTGTAATAAACCTGGCCGATGCCGCCGGTAGCGAGCATTGTTACCGGGGCATAGAAACTGCTGAACTCCCGCTTCTGCTGGGTAAAAGCATAGACTCCACCGCAGCGACGCCGCCCCCGATATTCATAGGTAATCAAATCAAGGCCGATAGTGTCGCGGAAAATATCGAGATTTTTCTTTTTGCGGCAGGCATTCAGCAGCGCCCGCTCGATTTCCCGGCCGGTGAGATCGGCGGCATGCACCACCCGGTTGGTGGAATGCCCCCCCTCGCGCCCGAGATCGAATTTCCCTTTCTCGCTGGTAAAACCAACCCCGATCGAAACCAGTTTCTGTATCGCCTGGGGCCCGCAGCGAACGATCGTTTCGACCGCCCTTCGATGACAGAGCCCGGCCCCGGCCGTCAGTGTATCGGCCACATGGGCGTCAAAGCTGTCCTTTGAGGACATCACCGAGGCAATTCCCCCCTGAGCATAGTTGGTGCTCGATTCGGTCTCGCTTTTTTTGGTGATAACAGCCACGCGTCCCTGCGGCATCAGACCCGCCACTTTTTGGGCGAAAAACAGCCCGGCTATGCCGGACCCGATTACCACCACATCATATATTCGTTCCATCGTCACCTTTTAATTGTGCTCTCAAGCTGTCCAAAGAAATCCATACCGGCGGTATCAAATCGCAGCCGCAAGTCAAGATAATATATCCGGCGGCCAAAATCCAAGCCTCTCACCTTTACATAATCCTTATAAGTAGTTACGACATAATCGGGCCGATAGAGTGCAATATCTTTCCTAATTCGATTTTGGTCCGAAGAATCATACCGGCAGTGATCCGGGAATTGCCGTATCTTCAAAATATCATTGAAACACTCGGCCAGGTATTTCTCAAGCACATCAAATGCCCCCACCCCGGCGAAAAAGTAAATCTTCCGCTTGTTTACTTCTCTTAGCTCAATTTCCTCGGTACCGGAAATCAGGTTGTCGTTGAGGTATCTTACTTGCACTGCCTTTTTCTCCGGTAATACGGCATTGGCCCAGCGACAGAAATCCTCATCTTTATTGGGAGAATTGACCTTTGTCAGGATAATCCAATCGGCCCGCTTAATGGCTTTCAGCGGTTCGCGCAGACGACCCAGCGGAAAGAGGTTTTCCCTGCGCAGATCACGCGCGGCATCAAGAAGCAGAAGATTGCAGTCGCGATACAATTTCCGGTGCTGGAAACCATCATCGACAATAATAATCTGAGGCTCAAATTTATCATCCAGCATTTTCGCGGCATGACTCTTCGATACGGCAACGGCGAAAAATGCCTCGGGAAGACTTTCTGCCATCATCAGAACTTCATCGCCGATTGCCTCGAATTTCATCTTCTGAATCTCGACTCCGGATCCGATTATATCCTCTCTGTTTTCGCGGCCGTAACCGGAAGAGACAATACCAACCCGATAGTTACTGGAGAGGAAATACTTGCCAAGCGCGATGACCAGAGGCGTTTTCCCGGCGCCACCCACGGTTATATTCCCCACTGAAATGAGAGGCGCCCTGGTTTTTACTGCGACGGATAAGCGGGCTTCACGCCATCGCAGTCCCAGCCGATAGAAAAGGGAAACCACCCACAGTACCGCAAGAAACGGCCAGCTTAAGGGGTTTCCCTTATGATTTATTATGGTGAGCCAGATGTTTTCCATTGGAGCCGATGCCGTTCAGTATGATCCGGGCGGTCCGGTACGTGCGGGAAAGTTCCTTCGATTCGATGGTCCTCCGCCTGTATTCCACCTTCTTATCGAAGAAATTAACGAGTTGATGATACAGTTCCTCTCCATCCTGCACCATCGCCCCAAAATTATTTTCCAGAATATATTCGGAACCGTCGCCGACATTGAATATCGAGGGGCCGTATAGTACCGGGATACCGGCCCAGACCGGCTCAAGAATATTGTGTCCCCCAATATCGACCAGCGTCCCGCCGACAAAGGCGATGTCCGAGACGGCATACAGATCATTGAGTATCCCCATGGCATCGACAATAAGAACCGTCCGG
This is a stretch of genomic DNA from Candidatus Zixiibacteriota bacterium. It encodes these proteins:
- the nadB gene encoding L-aspartate oxidase, whose product is MERIYDVVVIGSGIAGLFFAQKVAGLMPQGRVAVITKKSETESSTNYAQGGIASVMSSKDSFDAHVADTLTAGAGLCHRRAVETIVRCGPQAIQKLVSIGVGFTSEKGKFDLGREGGHSTNRVVHAADLTGREIERALLNACRKKKNLDIFRDTIGLDLITYEYRGRRRCGGVYAFTQQKREFSSFYAPVTMLATGGIGQVYYNTTNPTIATGDGIAMAFRAGARVANLEFIQFHPTTLYSPGRRPFLISEAVRGEGAILVNSAGVKFMKKYHPQKELAPRDIVARAIDSELKEHGDEFVLLDISHLQGAFIRRRFPNIYKECLRRGIDITKQPIPVVPSAHYCCGGVMTDIYGRTDIEGLLVCGESAFTGMHGANRLASNSLLEAVVMADFAADAAVEFRTTNQFPDIPPADWWLHSSVIRQKEKVIISYDRLFLRKLMSDFLGIVRSEDRLKMAHERVHMILKSIDSYYLSQPASYAIVELRNMAQIAALIVRSASRRKESRGLHYILDYPKTDDLHWKRDTIIKPPRRKAPGNNIRIRKRKHA
- the yedF gene encoding sulfurtransferase-like selenium metabolism protein YedF, with translation MPIDRDLLLIIKSSSLGEGPPDLGERLMENFLKMLLESGTLPARIICMNSGIFLTTAGSPVIGIIKKYEENGTEILSCTTCLEYFKRTDKLLVGKSTTMKDSVAAMLAFKKVIAP
- a CDS encoding caspase family protein — protein: MKRVLLFAAVLLTLIMMFGCSKTPQINGPSDSTNLGQLVQRPEFIDTRPPSAIALATVKPTADYTPIAYKPPQPPPDTGADPNPNPAHKYAYIVGISDYEGTANDLQFCDDDAQDMKSYFQSQGFTIRMDLDRNATATAVEAGLNWLVSVAVPGDEVAFAYSGHGAKAQGYGSSLISTDLYYLTHGWVMQKFNAVNCSKKHISLDACVIGGFLTDCVNGTMMALASNSTYSYDAPDLNNGAWTYYWIEAVEDQGKIYAEDAATYAEAGMKAWAALYHLRVSPTHSDKYTGMFDI
- the guaA gene encoding glutamine-hydrolyzing GMP synthase; translated protein: MLSVDEMILILDFGSQYTQLIARRVREQNIYCEIAPYNADLTAYAGRNIKGYILSGGPASVKEPGSPRLDKAFFSIGKPILGICYGLQLIADTFGGELVRSETREYGPSQMTVTSETPLFKNITRESRVWMSHGDSIRKLPEGFTAVAATATLPIAAAQAPEKGIYGLQFHPEVMHTVFGKEILHNFLYDICGCYGNWTTESFIDSTVRELREKLNNKKVVLAISGGVDSTVCSLLLKKAIGGNLYAIFVDNGVLRNNEFADVTKMLSSLGLNLRAVDASALFLERLRGVEDPEQKRKIIGNTFIDVFEDEARRIGDVEFLAQGTLYPDVIESVSFKGPSATIKSHHNVGGLKERMHLKLVEPLRELFKDEVRRLGRQLGLDEAFVGRHPFPGPGLAVRIIGEITPERLAVLREADAIYIEELHKHDQYHKIWQAFAVLLPVKSVGVMGDERTYENVIALRAVTSTDGMTADWAKIPHDVLALISNRIINEVKGVNRVTYDISSKPPATIEWE
- the lpxK gene encoding tetraacyldisaccharide 4'-kinase, producing the protein MENIWLTIINHKGNPLSWPFLAVLWVVSLFYRLGLRWREARLSVAVKTRAPLISVGNITVGGAGKTPLVIALGKYFLSSNYRVGIVSSGYGRENREDIIGSGVEIQKMKFEAIGDEVLMMAESLPEAFFAVAVSKSHAAKMLDDKFEPQIIIVDDGFQHRKLYRDCNLLLLDAARDLRRENLFPLGRLREPLKAIKRADWIILTKVNSPNKDEDFCRWANAVLPEKKAVQVRYLNDNLISGTEEIELREVNKRKIYFFAGVGAFDVLEKYLAECFNDILKIRQFPDHCRYDSSDQNRIRKDIALYRPDYVVTTYKDYVKVRGLDFGRRIYYLDLRLRFDTAGMDFFGQLESTIKR